The DNA sequence CGTAAAGCGCGGTTTCGCAAGCGGATCTCCACCTCCAGCGGCGCTGTTAACAGAATGCCATGCCGTTGTCTCTGCTCGATGGTGAGCTGCAGTTCATAGGTTCGGGGAGCGCTGGTTTCACATTGCCAGGCCGCCCTCCATTCCGGTATGTCGGGCTGATACACCCACTGCTGAAAAAACCAATCAAGATCTTTGCCATAGATCTCAGAAACCACTCGTGCAAAATCAGAAGTGGTCGCATTTTTTCCGCCGAATCGGTTTGCATAGGTTTGCAGGGCATTGAAAAAAGAAAAGTCTCCAAGGAGGAACCGGAGCATATGCAGAATCCACGCGCCCTTCTCATACACCGTAGCGCCCCAGAGATATGTGGGATCATATAGACTGAAGGCGCCCAACCGATCCGCTTCCAGGAAATACTCGGCGGCAAAATGTGCCATTGTGGTTTGCAGACCTTGAGTTCCGTGCAGATGTTCCTGCCACAGCGCTTCGCAATAGGAGGCAAAACCCTCGTTCAACCAAATATCGCGCCAATCCGCCGGCGTCACCCAGTCTCCCCACCATTGATGGCCCAGTTCATGCGCCACGATGTTCTCGTATTCGCCGTTGCCGGTGATCAGGTACGTGGAAAAAGAAGTCAGAGTCTGATGCTCCATGGCGCCGCGCATGGGAACCTCGACCATGCCGTAGGAATCAAAAGGATAAGGGCCGAATTTTTTTTCAAACAATAAAAGCATCTCGCCGGTGCGCCGCCAGTCCGATTTCGCCATGCTTTCGTGTTCCGATCGGGCGTAAAAATTCAAGGCAATGGCATCGCCGTCCCGTGAGACGACCTGATCCTTAAAATGGACCAGGTGGCCGGCGGTAATGGCCATCAGATAAGTGGACATGGGGCACGCCTCACGCCAGTGCCAAACCGCCACTGCATCCTGTTCCGTTTTTTTTAATAGCTTTCCGTTCGACAGCGCCGACACCGAGCGGGGCGCTATGATCTCCACAGACCAATACGCTTTGTCAGCCGGCTCATCATGACACGGCAGCCAGTAGCGTGTCATCGAAGGCGGCGTCGAATATATGCCCTGACCCACAGTAAATAAAAATTCATCAAGGTAAAAAAAGCCGCCGAAGCCATCGTTGCCGGGCGCGCCGCGATAGAACACCGTAAACCGCAGCGTATCGCCCGGCGCCAGACTGCTCTCCGCTTCGATCCACAGCCGGGGCGATAGGACACGATATCGCAGCGCATGGTCCCGGCACACCACCGAGTCCACTTGTAGAGCAACCAGGTCAAGAAAAAACGTCGACAGCATTTGTATCGGCGTCATGGTGATCTCGACGCTTCCCTCCATCCACTGCCGCGGCGACAGCAACTGCAATCGGGCATGATAGGACAACACATCGATCGGGTTGGGTTCGCCCGCTGCGCGAGACAGCGGCGCCACAACCGCTATCGATCTCTCCTTGCCCTGCGCCCACAGTGAGGACGCGGTCAGCAGGAAAAAACAGAGATGGTGAAAAGTCTGCTTCAGAACACTTTGTCCTTTTTGAACAGCACCAGATAGACGCCCAGCCCCAATATGAGAAACCACAGCGCCACCGCAAACCATTTGATCGGACGATCCCCCAAAAACTCGTACAGCAGTCCAGCGGTGCTGACCGCGGCATAGATCACACCGCGTTTAGCGTACCGCCCCAAGCGCACCGGCTGTTTATGTGTTTCCAAGTCCATGGCTCTCATCCTTTTTTAAGCGCTTGCCGTCCGCCGGTCACTCGTCACAAATACGACGTAACGAAACCGGATCTACTCCCCATAACAACACTATCGGCTGCAGGTTTCTTCCCAGCGCCGCCGTATTTCATAGATCGCCACGCCGAACGCCACCGACACATTGAGCGAGTGCTTGACGCCGTGCATGGGCAGTTCGATGGCAAGATCCGCCGCTGTCACCAGTTCCTCGGCCACGCCCTGATATTCATGCCCCACGATCAGGACCAGCGGAAAACGATAGCAGGCGCGGCGATAATCCACGCCGGCCGTGGTCTGCTCCAACACGACAATCTGACGGCCTTGACGCTTGAGATCGTGGACCAGGGGGATGGGATCCCGGTGATAGGACCAGGGCACGCTCTCCTCAGCGCCAAGGCTGGTCTTGCGGATTTCATCCCGCGGCGGAGTGCCGGAGATGCCGCACAGGTATAAATGGTCCACCGCCGCACCGTCTGCAGTACGAAATACGGCGCCGACATTGTGCAAACTGCGAATGTCGTCCAAAAGAACCGAAACCGGCAGACGTCGGCCGGTGAGGTTAATCCTCTGTGCCTGCAGCTCTTGAAAAGATAATTTCCGCATGGATCACCCGTTGGTTGCAAAATATTCGGTGTTTTTTCGCTTTTCCAGATTACGGCGCCGGCAATAGGCGAACAACTCCACCAGCTGTTCGCGCGTCAGGTGTTCGGTTTCCACAGCGAAAGCCGAAGACCGGTACAAACTCCACTGGCTGCGCATCGCCGCCGTGAGGGGCAACCGATGATAAAGTGCGCTGGCCGGCGGTATATAAAAAACCGAAGGACCCACCAGCACCCCTAGGCTGAATAGATAATCGATGCTCTCCTTGATTTCACAAAAAGTCTGTTCCGGTAAACCGATGATCACATAAGCGGTGACGAAAAGTCCCAGCCGCTGTGCCGCAGCCGTCAGAGCGGCAAAATCACCCTGTCCGGGCCGGTGATATTTTTTTTGCAGGCCCGCATCGCCGGTGACATAGGCCAGGTTAAGCTGCCGAAACCCCGCTCTTTTCATCTCGCGCAACAGCTCTTCATCCAAGGTGGCATAAGACAATCCGTTCATGGCGGTCAATTCACACTGCGCCAGATCGGGATCGTTCTGTACGGCACGTAAAAACTCGAGAAACCAGGATCGGTCCCAGGAGAGGTTGTCATCCTCAAAATTGAACACGCGCACCTTTTTATGCACCAGATTCCATCGCATCTCGTCGATCACGGCCGCCACCGGACGATAGCGGATGCCATGATCGAACATGGCGTGCACACTGCAAAAGTCGCAACGAAAAGGACAGCCGCGGCTGGCGACCAGGGACATGCCGTTCTTTTTACCAAACCGATATGCGCCCTCTGGCGCCAAGGCGTGTGCAGGCGTCAAATCGCTCCACTCGACAGCCTCTGCCGCACCATGACCCTGTTCCTGCAGAAAGGCCGGCAACGCCGACTCTGCCGGCCCGGTCAACACCCGGTACACAAACGGCAACCGTTCCTGAATCTCAGCGGAGAAGGCGGTGGCATGATGACCGCCGAGAATCACCGGCACATGCAACTGCTTGTGCAGCAACCGGGCAAGACCGGCGGCTTGTTCGAAATAAGCGGTGAATTGACTGGAGATTCCGATTAGATCCGGACGCCACGCCTGCACCCGGCGCAGGCTGTCATCATCCTCAGCGCCGAAACGGTAATAGGCATGAAAAAGATAGGGGTTATCGCGGAACAGCGGCTGCAGATACTGCAACTCGGGCGGCACGGGCTTTTTAGTTTGCCGTCGAGGCGTCAGGCAGTCCAGAACCGCAACGGTGTGACCGAGCCGCTGCAGCACAGCGGCGGCATAGAGCAAACCCAGCGGATAGAACCGTATCGGGGTTGAATAAAAATCTTCCAGTGCCGGTTGTATTAAAATAATTCGCATGAACAAAAAGATAAAGGAATTTTTCTTTAGGATTTTAGTGTTATGTTTATTTGGATGAGGTGCTTGGGCGCAATTGGCTTCTCGTCGCCATTTGGTCGCATCGAAAAAAAGCAGTAAAACGCATTCATCGATCAACGCGGAAGACCGGCAAGCGGATTCACCCTTTATAAAATATCAACTTTTACGGTTATTTGCCACACTTTTAGGCCATAAAGGACCGGTAATGAACATTCTGATCGCCTATGCCAGCGGATTTGGATCAACGAAGGAAATTGCGGAAAAAATCGGCCAGATTCTACAAGAACCCCCTGCTCTGCAGGTCACGCTTCAGACCATGGAGGCGGTGGAGGATGTGAGCCCTTTTGACGCCGTCATTTTGGGCAGTTCGATCCGCGCTGATCAACCCCTGGTCAGCATCATGGATTTCATGGCGCAAAATCGATTAACGCTCAGACAGAAAAAGATCGCCGTCTTTTTGGTATGTCTTACCGCCAACTGCCAGCACGGCCGTGAAAAAGTCCGTCAGGGCTATATCTCCCCGATTTATGAAAAATATCCGGATTTGAACATCATCAGTTCAGATTCTTTCGGCGGAAAAATAGACTTTGACAAACTGAATCCGGTGATGCAGATGCTGATGAAACGAGTGCTGGAAAAAACCGGAATCCCCGCGCAGGGCAGTGTGGATACGCGCGATTGGGACTTTATCTCCGGTTGGGCTCACCAATTGAAAGAAAAACTGCTGACCGTCTGAAAACGCCGGTTTGACAGGCCTTCCCCCTTCCTCATTCTATTACAACAGGCAAATACGTAGAGGCCTTGGGCATTAGGTAACCAAAAGCGTTGCGGTTAAGGCCCGGGGCGATTTTTTCCCAAGCCTGTTCCAGCGAGTCCACAGGGATCATTCCGGTCCTGGCCACCAAAACCGGATCGAGTGCGGAGACCAGATACACAAAAGCCTTTTCCGCTTTCATTCGAATGGCCAGCGCGGTCTGGCCGTTGATTTGATATTCCTCCAACAGTCGTTTGCCCATGGCCGCGCTGTCGCCGGCGTCGAAATAAGGCATGCAGGTCGAAGAGCCAACGCCTTCGCGGCACTGGGCCAGCAGCACGATGGAGCCGCCATCCCGCACCGCCTGAAAGGCATGATGCAGCGATTTGTGCGCCTGTATCAGGTTGACGTCGCCGGGAAAACCGCCGGCGCTCGCCGCCACTACGTCCGCTTTGCGTTTAATCGGAATGCTGTAGACAGCCCGGACGCAGGCGCACGCCCGGCGATGCACTTCCAACAACGGCCCGGCCTCGCAAAATATAAATTCCTGCCGACGGTTCAGCACTACCTGCAGGGAGAGCGTGTTGGGTAACAAGGGCACAACCTCAACCAAATCGAGGAAAACCGGATTGCCGTCCAGATGCCCCTCGCGGCATCCGCTGTGCATCGAGGCGGTGATTTCATCCACCGTTCGACGATGATTGATGCGCACCGTCTCATACCCCGCCACGCCGGGCAGCAGCATCTTCGGGCCGCCGCCGAAACCGGCGAAATAGTGAAACAAAACGCCGCCGATGGTCAGAATAAAGTCCGCTCTCTTGACCTTCTCGTTCAAATAGATCGGTGTGCCATTGCTGGTCATGCCCCAATAGTCGAGTGCAGCCGCGTTTCGGCTGTCGTGCTGCTGCACCGGATATGCATCGTATAGATCAGCCCCCACCAGCGCGCGGATGGTCGATTCAGGCTGCAGCACATGGCTGCCGTTGGCGATCAAAATGTCAATTTGCGGCTGAAACCGTTGTTCCAGGGCGGGCAAAAGCGCTCCGAGAATGTCGTGCACCCGGCAACGGCGTGTATGGTCTGGAATGATTAAAAGCAGTCTGCTCCGGTTCTGCAGCTGCCGCGCGGAAAGTTGGCTGATCAAGTCCTCCACCGCTGCGGAAAGCGATGCGGCCGGCCAGTCATCAGCAGGACTGCGGTCCAACGTCTGCCACTCCACTCCAATCGGCAAGGGGAATTCTAACTGGGAATCCCCATAAGCAAGTTGCATAGGTGTATCCCTTCACGCTCAGGAAAGCAGATCCAGGATCTCCTTTCCATGGTCTTCGGCTTTCACTTTGTGGAACACCTGTTCCAGTTTTCCGTTCTTGCCTATTATAAAAGTTTTTCGGATCATTCCAAAATATTTTTTTCCATACAGGCTCTTTTCACCCCAGGCGCCGTAGGCTTCCGCAACTTTATGATCCACATCCGACAGCAGAGGAAAATTGAGATTGTATTTCTTGATGAACTTTTCATGCGATTCCAGACTGTCGGCGCTGACGCCGAGAACCACGGTATCCTTGGCCGCGAGCTTGACCGAGTAATCACGAAAAGAACAGGCCTCTTTGGTGCAACCGGAGGTATTGTCTTTAGGGTAAAAATAAAGCACCACCCGCTTTTTGCCGGCATAGTCTTTCAGGGAGATTTTGCCCCCTGAACTGGACGGCAAGGTAAAGGCCGGCGCCTTGTCGCCTGGTTTTAAATCCACCATATTTTTCTCCTTCGAATGGATGAGGTTTTGGATTCGGCTCATTTCATCTTTCTGCAGTCTATCCCCGGCTCTGACAGTGAAAGAGCCGCGGGTGAAAGTTCGTTTACACTCAATTTTAAACACGTCAAGCCAAGGTTAAATTCCCCGCCTTTGCCGGTGAGATTTTAAATTTGATTTCTTGCAGGGAAACATGTATATTCTTTCAACGGTCCGAGATACCTCCTGCAGGTCATCCAGAAAGCCGCTTACCCCACATTCCCTTTTCGTTGATCTGCGGTTCACTCTAACAAAAGGAGTAATCCATGTCCACTAAATTCGTGGCAGCCTTTATCATGCTGCTGGCTGTATGCGCTGGCGCGGTTGCGCAGACCTCTGATCCGATACAGCCCTGGCTGGGGCGCTGGGCTCTTTTTCTGCCCGGCGGCGCCGGCTGGCTGGAAGTGCGGCAGGAACAAGGCTATTTGGACGCCGATATCCTCTGGTACGGCGGCAGCGTCGTTCCAGTCGACTATGTGGTGCTCGACGATGAAACCCTGCTGATCAGCCGTACGCGCAAAATCGTGCGCAGCAAGAACGCCGAAGGGAACCCGTTGCGCACCCAGATCAATACAGAATGGCTGGAATGCACGCTCCACAACGATGTGCTCGCCGGAACGCTGTACCGCAGTCAGGACGACGGCCGGGGCATCAAAAAAACCAGATTCACCGGCAAAAAGATACCCGCTCTGCCTCAGGCGCCAGATTTAAGTAAAATCAAGTATGCCAAGCCGATCACCCTATTCAACGGCAAAGACCTGACCGGCTGGACATTGGTCAATCCGGAAAACGAAAACGGTTTCAAGGTGGAGAACGGCGCGTTGGTCAATGATCCCGTCCAGCCCGAAGGTCGGCCTCATATCAACTATGGCAATTTGCGCACCACAGCCCTTTTTGAAGATTTTAAATTAAAGCTGCAGGTGAATATTCCCAAGGGCAACAACAGCGGCGTCTATCTGCGCGGCATCTATGAGGTGCAGATCTTTGACAGCTATGGCCTGCCCCTGGATTCGCACCATATGGGCGCCATCTACAGCCGCATCACCCCCTCTGTGGCAGCGGAAAAACCGGCCGGCGAATGGCAGGATCTGGAGATGATCCTCTGCGATCGCCATGTCACTGTGATATTGAACGGGAAAACCATCATTGACAATCAGCCGCTGCAAGGCTGCACCGGCGGCGCGCTTACGGCGGATGAATTTGTCCCAGGACCCATTTATCTGCAGGGCGACCACGGTCGGGTTATGTATCGCAACATCGTGCTGTGGCCCATCGTCAAATAATCAGCCTGGATTGAAGCTGGGTCCCATTTTACCGGATAAAGAACAAACTGGCCATGAAACCTCAAACCGCATTCCTGCATCGGCATCCCGGCAGCCAAAGCCTTACACGGCGAATGGTTCTCTTTACTCTATTTTCCCTGCCGGTGATCGCCATGGCGGAGAACAAAATCATCCGCCATGCTCCGGATCGATTTGAGATTCGCCTGCACAGCGCCGGGAGAGACTCCCTTCGCTTGCTGCAGGTGACCGATCTTCATCTGGGTCACACGGAACGATTGCTGAAGGATGTGAGCACGTTTCGCCGTATTCAGGCGCTGGTGGAACAGCAAAACCCGGATGCCGTGATCATCACCGGCGACTGTTTTACCGGCGATTCATCGCTCAACCGAATGGCCCTGGCCTATGTGCCCCACATCTTTGATCAGTGGCAGCGCCCCTGGCTGCTGGTGTTCGGCAATCACGACCCTGAGGGCGGCAGAAGCCGGGACAGCCTCTATGCCGCTGTCCAGCGAAGTCGATGGGGCGTTCTCGGCCGCCATCCGTCGGCTGACGGCCAAACGGCTTACGACTATCAAGTGATCCTTGCCGAGGCATCACGGCCTGGCCCAGCGTGGGAGATCTATGCCTTTGACAGCGGCTCTGAGCCCGGCAGTAAAAAAATCAGCGCCGCCGGCCTGGCCTGGTACAAACAGCGCTCGGATGAATCCAGAACCCTTGCGGGGAAGACCGTTCCGGCCTTGGCTGTTTTCCACATCCCGCTCAAGCAGTACCACGAACTGGCCGAAGAGGGCCGCTCGGCCATCCTCGGCGAAAAAAAAGAACCGGTCTGTTTTGAAGAGGATGATGGTCTGGCGTTGGAGACCTTTGCCGGTCAGGGCAACATCCGCGCCTGTTTCTGCGGCCACGATCACTACAACACTTACTATGGCCGGCATCACAGCGGTATTCTGCTGGCTTATGGCCACATCAGCGGCGAAAGCACCCGCTGGGCTTGGCCCACCGGCGGCCGCTTGATCGCCTTGCCCCTGGAAGGCGACGGGATACAGCTGTACACCGTTCTGCCTCATTGATCAGTGTACAGGAGGAGAAAAATGAAATACCGTAAAGTCTTTTTATGTTTACTATTTCTGACGCTCTTGGCGCTGATGGCCTCCTGTGCGCCCGGCAGCGGAACCAGCAGCACCGCAAAGCCCGCCGGCTTTCTGCTCGGCATCTGGCACGGTTGGATCGCCCCCATCTCTTTGATTTGGGGATTGTTCAACCCCATGATTCGGGTGTATGAACCGATCAACACCGGCTGGTGGTATGACTTTGGTTTCTATATCGCCCTGGTCGGTGGATTCGGCGGTCTTTCCCTGGTGCGGAGAAAAAAATAACACCCAACGAGGCGCTGCCCGGCAGGACCTCACCTGCTCGCGGCCTTCGCCTCCTCGTATTGGGAGGGCCGGTGAATCAACTACGCACAGTAGAGAAAATTTTTACAGGACAGGTCTCCATAGACGGCGCCGGCGTAAAGCTGCAGCGCCTGTTCGGCTATCATGAAGCATCGCTTTTTGATCCGTTTCTGCTCCTCGACTATTTCGGTTCAGACCGGCCGGAGGACTATCGCAACGGTTTTCCCTGGCACCCGCATCGCGGCATCGAGACCATCACCTACATGATCGAAGGCTCTTGCGAGCATGGCGACAGCCTCAACAACAAAGGCGTCATCGCTACGGGCGATGTCCAATGGATGACCGCGGGCAGCGGCATCATTCACCAGGAGATGCCCCAGGGCGATGAAAAAGGCCGCATGTTCGGCTTTCAATTGTGGGCGAATCTGCCCAGCACGCACAAGATGATGGCCCCCCGGTATCGCGACATCAAAGACAACGCCATTCCGCGCGTACGTGGAGCGAACGGAATCGAGATCAGGATTATCTGCGGCACGGTGGACGGCGTCCAGGGTCCGGCGGAGGATGTCGTGATCGATCCAGAATATCTGGATGTGTACCTGCCGGCGCAGACTGAATTCAGCCGCCCACTGCCGGCCGGCCATACCGCTTTTATCGCGGTGTTTAAAAGCGGGCTGCGCGTGGCGGATACGGTCGTGGACCAGGGTTCGGTGGCCTTGCTGAAGCAGGGCGATGTTCTCACTGTCCAGGCGCTGGAAAAACCGGCGCGCTTTCTCCTGGTGTCCGGCAAACCGCTCAAAGAGCCCATCGCCTGGCGCGGGCCCATTGTCATGAACACTCAGGAAGAACTGGCGGCCGCGTTTCAGGCCTTTAACAATGGCACGTTTATTCAAAAAGTATAGAACGTGGCCTGTCCGGTACTCGGACCGGCCCGAGGGGCAGCAGGGCGGCCGCCGCAACGAAAGCACAAGTCTCCTCTCATTAGACAGGAATAGCAGCAAATGATGATCTTTCTCTGGATTGGATTTCTCCTTTTCATCCTGGCGATGCTGGCGCTGGATTTGGGCGTGTTCCATCGCAAATCGCACATCGTCAGCATGAAAGAGGCGTTGACCTGGAGCGCGGTGTGGATCGCGCTGGGCCTCTCGTTTTCAGTCTTTATCTATTTCGGCTATGAGCGGCAGTGGCTGGGCCTGGGCACGGCGCTCGATGTCGCCGACAATGTGTTCAACGACGGACGATCGGCGGCTTTCAAGTACCTGACCGGCTATGTGGTGGAAAAGTCCCTCAGCGTCGACAACATCTTTGTCATCGCCATGATTTTCGGCTTTTTCGCAGTCCCTGCCATCTATCAGCATCGTGTTCTTTTCTGGGGCGTGCTCGGAGCGCTGGTGCTTCGCGGTCTGATGATCGGCATCGGCGCCGCGCTCATCGCCCGCTTTCACTGGATCCTCTATCTGTTCGGTTTCTTTTTGATCGTCACCGCGATCAAGATGCTCTTTCTCAAAAACCAGGAGATGGATCCGGAGCGCAATGTTCTCCTCAGATGGACGCGCAAACTGATCCCAGTGACGAGCCGTTATCACGGTGAGCACTTTGTCGTGACCGCAGGCAGCCCGGCCTCGCTGGAAAACGCCACACCGGACAGCCCGGCGGCAGCGGATCCGATTGTGGAAAAAGCCGCCCGCGGCACAAAAATGTTGACGCCCCTGGCGCTCGCCCTGATCATGGTGGAAGCGACGGACCTCATCTTTGCTGTGGATTCCATTCCGGCTATCTTTGCCATCACCGCCGATCCCTTTCTGGTTTTTACCAGCAACGTCTTTGCCATTCTCGGGCTGCGTTCGCTCTATTTTGCGTTGTCGGGAATGATGAATTCCTTTAAATATCTCAAGCCTGCACTTGCCCTGGTTTTGCTGGTCGTCGGCATCAAGATGCTGACCGTGCATTGGCTCAAAGCCCTGCTGGGCGATTATTTCAACCTCTATCTGCTGGCAGTGATCTTTATAATCTTGGCCGCCGGCGTCGTGGCCTCGCTGCTGCATAAAGAGGGAAACGCCGCCAACCACGCGCTGCCAGAGGAGCGCTGAGCCTTCGTGAACGCCTTTATAACCTATGAGGGATCCCCATGCGAGCGTTCGTAAAGGCAGGGCTATTGCTTTTATTGGTTTTCAGCGGAGCCCAGCCGCAGGAGAGAAAAATGAAATTGAATCCACTGTCCCCTGAGGAAAAGCAGGTGCTGCTGTACAAAGGCACAGAAGCGCCCTTTAGCGGAAAATATGTTCATACTAAAGAGAACGGCATTTACCTCTGCAAACAGTGCGACGCGCCGCTGTATCGCTCCTCCGATAAATTCGATTCGCACTGCGGATGGCCCAGCTTTGACGATGCCCTGCCAGGCGCGGTCCGGCGGCAGCCAGATGCCGACGGCCGGCGAGTGGAAATCCTCTGCGCAGCCTGCGGCGGCCATCTCGGCCACGTGTTCACCGGCGAAGGATTTACCGCTAAAAACCTACGCCACTGCATCAATTCCATTTCTCTTCAATTTATTCCAGCGGAGACCATGAAACCACAAAAAGCGTATTTTGCCGGGGGCTGTTTCTGGGGGACCGAGCACTATTTTAAACAAGCTAAAGGCGTGCTCTCCACCACGGTGGGCTATATGGGCGGGCACACGAAAAATCCCACCTACAAACAGGTGTGCTATGAAAACACCGGCCATGCGGAGACCGTGGAGGTCGTGTTTGATCCCACGCGGACCTCTTTTGAAACGATCGCCAAACTGTTCTTCGAGATCCATGATCCCACCCAGGCCGACGGTCAGGGACCGGACATCGGCGATCAATACCGCTCGGTCGTCTTTTATGTGGATGAGGAGCAAAAAGAGACCACGGAGCGGCTGGTCAACCTGCTGAAGGAGAAAGGGCTGAATGTGGTCACCCAGATCGTGCAGGCAAAGACTTTTTGGCCCGGTGAAGAGTATCACCAGGACTATTACGAAAAAACCGGCAAAACGCCGTACTGCCACTTTCACACCAAACGCTTCTGATCATGGAAAATAATCTCATCGCCGGGAAGTTTTGGACACCCTACTAGAACACGCGACCCTGCAGCCGGGGTTTTGGAGCATCACCGCCATCGTCCTCATCACGCTGGTGGGCGTCGCGGTGGGCAGTCTGCCGCGTTTGCACATGAACCGCGCCACAATCGCCCTGGTGGGCGCCACCGCGCTGGTTCTGGTCGGCGCCATCACTTTTTCACAAGCCTATTCCAGCCTGGACCTGGACACCCTGGTTCTGCTTTTTGCCATGATGGTCATCAACGTCAACCTCAGCCTCGCCGGTTTCTTTCGTTTGATCGGCTACAAAGTCATTCATTGGGCTCGATCGCCGAAACAATTGTTGGCGCTGATCATGATCAGCGCCGGTGTGCTCTCCGCCCTGTTCCTCAACGACACCATTGTCCTCATGTTCACGCCGCTGGTGCTGGAGATGACGCTGGCGCTGAAACGGAATCCGCTTCCCTATTTGATAGGTTTGGCCACTGCGGCCAACATCGGCTCCACCGCCACCATCACCGGCAATCCGCAAAACATGATCATCGGCGTGGCCTCGGGCATCTCTTACACCGCGTTCTGCCGCTATCTGGCGCCGGTGGCGGTCGGCGGCCTGCTGCTGGCCTGGCTGCTGCTCCTGTTCGTTTATCGCCATGAATTTTTTTTCGGCCGCTTTCAGCAAACGCCGCTGGAGACGCCGCATTACCATCGCCCCTTGCTGATCAAAGGATGCATTGCAGTGACTCTGATGTTGATCGGCTTTTTCACCCATCTGCCGATTCCCCTCTCCGCTTTGCTGGCCGCCTCGCTGTTGTTGATAACCCGCAGGACCAAACCGGAGCGGGTGTTCAGGGAGATCGATTGGTCGTTGCTGGTTTTTTTCGCCGGCCTGTTCGTCGTGACCGGCGCCATCGAGAAATCCGGGCTCAGTGGTCGGCTGTTTGTAGTGC is a window from the bacterium genome containing:
- a CDS encoding bifunctional methionine sulfoxide reductase B/A protein, coding for MRAFVKAGLLLLLVFSGAQPQERKMKLNPLSPEEKQVLLYKGTEAPFSGKYVHTKENGIYLCKQCDAPLYRSSDKFDSHCGWPSFDDALPGAVRRQPDADGRRVEILCAACGGHLGHVFTGEGFTAKNLRHCINSISLQFIPAETMKPQKAYFAGGCFWGTEHYFKQAKGVLSTTVGYMGGHTKNPTYKQVCYENTGHAETVEVVFDPTRTSFETIAKLFFEIHDPTQADGQGPDIGDQYRSVVFYVDEEQKETTERLVNLLKEKGLNVVTQIVQAKTFWPGEEYHQDYYEKTGKTPYCHFHTKRF
- a CDS encoding anion transporter, whose amino-acid sequence is MNRATIALVGATALVLVGAITFSQAYSSLDLDTLVLLFAMMVINVNLSLAGFFRLIGYKVIHWARSPKQLLALIMISAGVLSALFLNDTIVLMFTPLVLEMTLALKRNPLPYLIGLATAANIGSTATITGNPQNMIIGVASGISYTAFCRYLAPVAVGGLLLAWLLLLFVYRHEFFFGRFQQTPLETPHYHRPLLIKGCIAVTLMLIGFFTHLPIPLSALLAASLLLITRRTKPERVFREIDWSLLVFFAGLFVVTGAIEKSGLSGRLFVVLNPIAQRSMASFSAVSTLLSNLVSNVPAVLLFRPLVPHLADPHQAWLNLAMSSTLAGNLTLLGSMANLIVAESAARKNVRLTFTEYLKSGPLITLVTLIWGILWLNLLL